Genomic window (Nilaparvata lugens isolate BPH chromosome 7, ASM1435652v1, whole genome shotgun sequence):
GCTCCATTATTGTATGATCTTGAAAATCTTATAAACTTGGTAATAGCATGGAAGGCTGCAACAAACCTATCAGCCTCAACCCAGCAATAAAGCTGTACAGCCACCCATTGAAAAACTGTTATAAATGGCACAATGATACCGATATTATCCAACAGCAATCTTCAACTGTTTTCTTCAGCTTACAAACAGGTAGAAGCTGTAGATTCACGCCGAACTGTCAACATCACTAATAAATGAtctcaatgcttcccattcaaaaaatgctgacagtttgaagtgaacgCCACTACAGTTGCTAACAGATTTGCTGAAAGCACCTACTTCTATTTGTGTAGGGACTAATTGACCACTTGTCTTCACCTGCAGCTGCAACTAGAAGGATCGAGGTGCTAAAGTTGAGAGTGGTGGGTTCGAGTCCCATTTAAACAGTTGACACTTCGCATCGCTCACTGGTTATCGAGATCGGGTTATCAGTCGGCTGTCATGTCCGACTGACTTTCTCAATTGGCTCTCGTTAAAAGTGTGGCTACATGTCCTTCCTTTAGTCTTTACACTGAACAGAGTTTCTTGAAATCAAGGATACCGCGAACTCTCTAACGCAAAGTTGTAAAAAGTCTGTTTCAAATGCCTCTGTCACCCTCCTTCACTGTGTGGAATTATTCTAAATGTCTATTGACATTTATTCAGTCATGTGTTGAATTGTGAGATAATATGTGGAGGCTAACAAAAGCCAAGAGATTTATCATGAATATGAGAGTGAAtaatcaaaatttctagtaagcTACTTCCTGTTCTTTATCAATTCAGGCATATACCATCccctatcatattatattagtatATTATACTGTAGAGTTGAATACCTATCAAAGATATTCATCTCTGCTGGTCCTGCAAACGGAGAGGCCTCTTATCATCCCATTACTAGGCCTACTGATTGAATAAGCGCTGTTTTCATGTTCATTCTTTGAaaggttttttcttttttgttcaGCCTTTGGAAGGGTGATTGCTTATGGCCAACTCCACTAAATGAATCTCATAATTATTTCCCTCTCTTTTGGAACAAAACGGTGATTCATGATATTTCATGTCTCACTCACGCACTGACGCACAAGCCTAGGACTGATGTCACTATCATCTTCAACAAAAACTTGGAACATTGTGCACACCACTGTGATTCGCATAACGGCGACGGGAGCGAGAGAATAGTCCGGTCATGCAAATAGTAGTGATGTGCAAAAAGGCCTTAATTGGCTATTATTTTGTAGACAtgataatcaattttaattcattacagttgatcaattattattgtctatGAACATGATAATTTACtgttaataaatataattccttgtGTATGAATACATCTATTTATTGTCTATGAGCATAGGCctgattgcacaaaagcctgttcaattaaaatttaacaggcttttgtacaaccaTGCATATTAGtctctattttttatttcaggCTAGGCTCATACtgtttcaacattcaaattGAGTTTGATTGTCTTCATTGATATCAATGCTGTGTTTATGTTTCAGCTTCAGTTGAGACTGGTCTCAATAATGCACTGGTACCGGTACACTACTAGTTGAACATGGAGTGACAAAAAGCAGATTTTCAACATTTCACAACCAAATTACTCAAAAATGGGCTGCGGCTCTTCAAAATCGACATCAGTGACTCCCATGGGGGGCGACCAGAGACCCTCGAAACCCCCCAAAACCACCAAAGTCTCTCCCATGGCTTCAGTGGACGACGATATCTCAATTTCGGCAAGGACGTGTAAGAATTCAATCTTCCTATCTGTTTTTTCTGTCatggatttattattattcaccaatgatatataatttgaatttgttattacttGGTGTGGAAGCCACCGTATAATAATGAATCATGTACATCATAGCAATACTATACAGCGAGGTCGCAAATACCAATTGGTATTTGGCTTTtagtaaattaatattcataccaatgaatatcataaaaatgattGTATTATCAGTAAAGTCAATCACTTATTACACTTCAATGGAGATTCAGCATTTCAGTACAAGATACTTCTTTCAAGTGTTATTTAGGCTACTCAACTTTTGTTACATTCCACTAGAATGCTTTTCGCTCGTCGATGTTCAATAGTAGAATTAATTTCAAGCATTGCAGTGCAATACTCAAATACGTATCCTCTTATGAAATGAACAGTTATTTTTAGTAGAATATCTATTATCTATAATATGTTAGATCTATATATTTTACTATCTTTGTAGACCTACTGctatattttattagaatatATTATGACTTCATCTTCGCCATgccatcaaataaaaaagtatttatattaaattcaatagaatctTCCAAACTCACAATAAAATGGATGAATAGTGAAGGAGAAATCTCTACAAATAGAACCCCTGCATATAAACCCATATACCTATTATCTATAATGCAAATTCAGATACAGGATATAATAATAAAGGATATTATTGTGCAATCTGTAATCCACAAGCTTCTATgaaatagcatagagaaacaatagcgtaagtgcTATTGtgcttatgctatcgtttctctatgataatagccaataaatacaaatttttacGTAGTATAGAATGAAAAAAGTTACCATATACTGTCAAAAATTCCATTCAGAAGGCTTTCTTCTTActtatatcaattttataagACCAATGGAGAACAGTACGGTAATATACCGGTACCGTACGGTACTGAAGTCTTGTTCTATAACTGTAACATATCAAATAGCCTACTTACctgattgattttgaattgtcACATTTCTCTAGCACAAGGCCTAGCGTTCGAGGTACCCCTGGATGATGACGAGGGGGGTGACGACCCTAGTCTAATCAAGAAGCACCCCCCTAAGAGGCTGCAGAGGCTGGAGGATCAACCTCCCCCTCCCAATCTCACCCACGAGATGCTAGAAGAGAAATTGGCTGAAGCCGAACAGAGAAGGCAACAGGTGAGCTTAATATAGTCAGAAATTGTTGAAAAGTAATCTATACATATATCACATGAGATGCTGGAATAGAATATGGCTAAAGTTGAACACAGAAATTGgagaacagaaaattaaattgatgagAATAGGATATTAAATTGGTTagaaaacttttataaatacattacaaatgactgaatttatttttttcttttgggTATTGAACAATGTAACTGATATAACTTTTCAACTTGATACAATACTTATTAAAACATATTACttacaaatacatattatatgaatatggaATTTAATTTGCTGGAATACATACTGTAATACTTGTAAAATAAAGGAAGATACATCAACCCGAAATTAATCGACGATAGAATGATCTAGAAATAGGCCTACATGAGAATAGATATACATTATAAACATTGATGATGAACGAATTCAATTATTTGCATTATTAATAAAGGTTGTTTTAAGCAATATGGAAAGAGTATTGTTTACAATTTATTAATGACTTACAGTATctgaatgaattattcataataatgtatTGATAATACGGTATTAttatatggaaaataaaagctaacatttttgtgaaaaattttataCTTCACTAAAAATGTCAAATAAGAAATTTGGATAGAACGTGCAGTTCTTgagttacaataaaaaaactgaAGTCCTTGCAACTCAGCCACAGAGGATGAAAGAGAATtcattccttctactttgtgacttGAATTCACATTGTCAGACCAGCAGTATTTTCagttagggccgtttgcacagtgacagtttaaactaaatttcatattgaactggattaaatctgtatcaagtctagtttgttataatgtgtttcatttttagtttaagccaccagctgatgattaaatcgagtttaagcCTTGACTGTGCAAAAGGCCCTTAGACATCTACTGCTCAAATTGGAACGCCAGCACTGTCTAGtgacaaaaattgttattaaatcTTAAGCCTTATTACACTGACTCAGTTTGCTTTAGATTGTGACATTATGGTTCactatttcatgaaaaataaggAACAAGTTATGTAGAGTTATGTCTACAAAAAAGTATAGGGTATTTGTGTTCCAATAAGTTAATAGGCTAATAGGTAGGCTATTGAAAAACTAATAGGCTCATTTACTTCTTCCATTCTTAGCACCAATAGGCTATAGCCTAATTATATAGTAGCCTAGTCAAGAAAAATGTTGAAGGTTTCCATTAAAATTATCTTAATGAAAATGTTAAATGATCATCTTCCTTAGGTACTTCAATATCATCTACTATAAATACAAACTTAGGTACACAACAAATAGATAATTTTATCTATAAAAAGGTAGTGACCATAATTTTGAGAAACTAAATGTTTAGAGAGTTCAAAAAACATGGTTACTGCATGGTTCACAAAAAAATACTATGAGAATGTATACGGTACCGAACCTAAGTAAAAGTTTAGTCAGTTAAGTAATTCACTTTTTGAGCTCTATAACtctgtgttgaataaattgtGTCATTGAGGAGTTATAAGCGATAATTTAAAAATCATTTTAACATTATCAGTTATAACATCAAAACTTGCGGTGCAAGACGGCTAAAATTGAGTCTGCGTACGCTCACACCATCTAGCTGCGAAAAATTCAACTAGCCTAGAGCTCAGTAAAATATTGTATGTCTcctgtttttttattataattatcaatattattaataataataataataataataataattttattaatggagacaacaggataaacccattttgcctccttcacacaatacaatattttcaacacattatacaatttggaatacaagaagataaaaaatgaagaaatatacaattaatatgaaagaatacaaataatcattgaagtaattgtaaacaataataattgattataagaataattattaaacaaaatagaatcaagtaataataaaaagagaaaaaaagaagaagaaagaatgaagagagaaagGATGTCTGTGTAaaaccaagaatgaataatcaaattaataataatagaaattttataaaatcgaTCACAAAAAGACAGATCACATGCTACCCAACCAAGTTATATGAGATCTTACGGAATTTGGAGGGGGAGAACCAGAAGACGTCTAAGTGCTCCGAACAATGATTAAAGATTCTCTGAGCTCTATTTAGAGGAGAGTTATAATGACTTACGGTTCTAGAGCGCgctatatgaaatgaaaaaccaGAACGGCGAGCAATGgtatttacatatatattaatttttgatagcAAATGGgatgaatcaattttattatttagtaaATTATAAAGGAAAATAAGTGATTTGACATCGCGTCTTACTTTCAAAGAAGTAAAATCGAACTCATTTCTAAGTGAATTGGAAGGATAATCAAAAGGACAAAAGATATTATGTTTTCTGTAATAAATGCATCTCAAAAATTTGTTCTGTAAACGTTCCAGTAGATAAATCTGTTCATTATAATATGGATTCCAAATTTCACATGCATATTCTAACAGGCTTCTCACAATTGACTTATATAGAAGTATCAAAGGCTCTACATCACTGAAGGGCGAGCAAGTCCTCAAGATGAATCCCATCTGCTGATTGGCTCTATTAACTGTGTACTCAACATGTGAGTTGAAAGAGAGGTCATAGCTGAATACCACCCCCAGGTCCTTGAACAATTCCACCCTTTCCAAAGGGATACCActtatagaatatatattattatgaggaGCGGATTGCCGGGTGAGACTCATGAATTTGCATTTATCTACATTAATTTTTAACCCATTTGAATCACACCATCTGGACATATGATCAATATCTCTCTGCAAATTGTAGTAATCATTTGGATCCTTAATTTCTTTAAACAACtttacatcatctgcatacatgaGACAGGAAGAGCTGTTGATAACAGATGGAAGgtcattaatgaataaaataaagaggagTGGTCCCAGATTAGAGCCTTGAGGTACGCCTGATGGGCactgaaaatattttgaattgaaatgatgAATTTTTACATATTGAATCCTAGCCTCAAGATAACTCTGAATAAGATGAACAAATTATAAACAACTTGTTTTTTGCAATATTCTGTAtgtattattgattttaaagtTCAAATTAATGGATTAACAGGGCTgcgaatttaataaatttgttggCAGATTTTTTTCGGTACGGTAGCctaaatattgttttttgcttctataattaaatttatttatttttaattttttgtttgaataaaatattctctaTATGCTACTATATTCTCTAATAGTACTCTCTatcacttttattattatattaaatgaaaTATTGCACAACTGGCATTCTGTATACGGTAGTTTGGTTGACACAAGTGCGGACCTTTATAAACCAATATTAGGTACCGTAGCTTTCTCACAAGTCACTTCTAGAGctcataatttcaattattattgattcattgactACCGGTAATAGAATATGTTTTTATTCtacagaaaaacaaataaaatacgaCACAACAATAGTACCTAGTTAGTGGACCCACTTATCCATAAAGCTTGGCACATAATAAATATGAGTAGGCATAATATTTATCCtctgcaaaacaaaattactACTACAAAAAAGAACGATAATATTCTTTTTGTCCATAGACAATTAGATTTGAACCCCCTATAACAATGTTCTATATCAACAGTTCAGGCAATTTATGGCTcagaacaaaaaattaattttatttgcttTCTGTGCAGATACTAAACCAGAGAATTCAATCGGCTAAAGCTCGCCAGAAAGTGAAGAGGAGTTTGCTCAACAACGAAGAGGTAAATAATGTGACAATATTGTGagagaattaattattaatcgcAACTAAAATCTACAGGTCAATTCCACAGAAGTATCtatgataaatgataatatcAAATACCGTATATAAAAAAATCTATGGGCCATACACaccatttcaatttaaaggaagagttttttactttttctgcATTCGTTCGTGACAAATTCATATTAAGGTAGCGGATTTAAAAAGTACATCTATGTGTCCTATATACTGCATAGCctattttcatattgaatttttatgGATAAACCAAGTTTTCAATTACATCAGAAATCAAgttgtatatttttgtgtttttaggCCAACGGAAACGATTTGCTGCTGGAGAGTATGAACCAAGATCCATCAACTGTAGCTCTGTAGTTTTTTAGTCAGTTAGtggtttaaaattattttacttatgtaaatcaaattataatgaaaacGGTTGCGATATCAATTAATGAATTGTGAACAAACTGCCTCAACATTTATCAAGTCATCAACTTATTGAAACTTTATGAATCAAGAGGtacgtttttgaaaataattctttatGGATGTGATTGGATAtgagaaatttattatcatagataaaaTTATTAGATTTCACTGTGATAATTTGAGAAGTAGGGTACGGTACGCCTTTGTGAGAGGACAGAAAAGATATACCGGTAATGTAAGAttgggaataaaataataatcttgaaaatttattgaaatttaccaATCAAATGGTGTCTTTCTAGATGTTTTTGTTATCTTAGAAATTATGTAAATAAGTTAAGAAAACAAATTGAGCTATGTAGATAGGTACATCTTAGTAGAAATGTGTTTATCATTAGattatattgaatttgtttGAACAAAagtataatgtaatattaaatatGATGCAACTTAAACTTAACTGATCTTAAACTTATACTGATCTTTTCGAATGATATCATATCaattaatgtaataataaaaattactaTATTCTCAATACATCAAGCAATAACGTCTGAAGTGAAATATGTTAACaccaatacaatattataatgtttatttattataatggcATTCAGTGtaatcatagaaataaaaatttgtaataatCATCAACTCAATAGATAAGCAGAGAAGAGGAAgcataaatttgatcaaaattcaaCTCAGcgaatgaaaaaatacaagaattatagactaaaatgaaacaataaatgAGTATGGAATACAGTACTATAATAAGATagatcaatagaataaatataataataccaTTAAGGCAACGAATTACgaacattaaaataattttgaacggtcacaaataatacaaaattactagcataaaattattggaaaatattacaAGGAATTTACATCTAAAGAACGCAGTCTTAGTTTTGAAAGTAAGGAGATATTATCACATTAtttaaatttgttaatttttaatatagGCTACTgataaataaagaatgatgaaTGTATGTTTTAATACCGGTACTATAAAGATAAAGCATTGTTAAAAAtggttagaaataatattaatctcatcatcatcatcatcttacccTTATTACCCAAGCACAAACCTAgggctcatgtggacatcatgTTGAAAATGCAAACAGGactaaataaagaagaaaatttGCCACAATAATAGAGGAAAATATTAATTGCTACTAACGTTAGTCAAATCTTAATTCAACAACTAAAAATCTCAAGTTCAATCAgttatttcaaagataataatttattataaacagAACAGCTTGTGTGAAAAATGATACAGGCATACAATGTAACTTACTACAATAGTAGATAATTAAAAACTAATATTTTCACTTGAATACCTCAAACATTGTCACAATAAGaacaatttcgaaaacaaaTAATGTTATAGTGCAAAAAATATACAACATTCATACAGAGATCATACATTTCTAGCAAATATTGGTGTTCAGAACCCCTTTAAAATTGTACATATGTGTAGGGTAACTAACTAGGCGGTTGACAGAAGATAttctgaaataaaaaaaacagaTTGAATAGATTAAACTAggatttcaataaaaatctcAAACCTCATCATTTTAATCTatctatttcaaatcaaatttatttgtgaaaaatttcaaattacaaacAGTTAAACTACAATTTTGGAATAGAAAACAACATACATATAAtagctatttatatattaagaGCGTAAAGCGACTTTAATGCTTGAGCAAAAGAGTTATAGCGCgaaatatcatattataattcgATATCAAAGTAGTTCAATCAAtcgttcaataatttattgactcAATAATATTAAGTTGATGAAAATTGCAAAATAGTGAAACTATGTACATATAgtacataacctattttttggacattttattagtttatcaaaatttgggaatgaaatagatttgggccaagcctgttgttccttcctaatcatatctatatgatttgtaattctgtccacgaataaataaataaataaatatagagagtGTTTACGAACTGCCTACCAATAGTGTGGGACATAATCCATCAAAGGCCCTAGAGTAGTGTAGGCAGTTCGTAAACACCATGTTCATATTGATTCAATAGGTAGCACtcaacagaaaacactttacaGTTTTATAATACTAATTAAAACAGGAAGCACGTAACAGATAGAAGAGAAACACCTTGAAACTCACATTATTTACCGGTAATTTTCGGTGGCTTCGCCAACCTTCCTCAACCACCGAGTACTCGAGTAGTGCTCTTTTGTTGTTCAGTTCGAATTCCAACGGTCAAGATCACAGAGTATGTAGTACAGACGAATGGAGCTAAAAGGATTACAGATTGATTACAGCCATTATGGATTATAAGCGTGAGATTTTTAATTTGGGTGTgttatggataaggaaaggCTCCACCCcttaaaaatgtatattattttaattgaaaacttggtATAGAGTTGAtagctatggtactattgctgtctgttgagaccagtGATGGAAGTaactccaagcacccaaataaagGCCAATTCTTTTGTtttgacatctatggagggggctgtgggagggagggtggcaagaaccttgactttgaagcattggtcaaagttcttgttgtgctcagagccatggggAGGGATGGctagggaagtattatttttaaagaaagCTCTGTGGTTGTTGATTTGGTGATTTAGGGCAatggtggtttcacctatgtagaaggcaggacagaagttgcaggaaagaGGGAGATGCAATTTTGGAGAagcaattactggattgatggatttgatgagtgtagttggtgataggactggtaaaggaaACAGAGGGATCAGTGATAGGACAGGTTTTACAGCAGGTGCTTGTGCAGGATAGGGTATCAGGTGGAGTTGGGgtttcatcagaggtgagtgattggtttttactgaaaattttcTTGAGGTTGGGAGGCTGCTTATGAATGAGGATGGGAggttgctggaaaaggtgtttggggtagagggattggaggagacaACATGAGATAGATCTTTAAGGACAGGTTTGAGGTTTTCgattccagggaagtaggtggtACAAAGCTTTGGAGTTTGAGGGATTTGGATACGGTTTTGATGTTTTTACAACGACATGTAGTCAATTAATTGAGTAAATAAGCAATTTTGTCAGACTGTTGAAAATGGACGCATGCCATTCTAAAGTCATTAAGTGTATAAAATTGCTTATTtacttgaatgattgattgcACGTCgttgtaaaaaacatcaaatccgtgtgttaatacatcgcagcttcgaatggatcaagaaaccatcatcaGAAAATTGGAATTAAATTCGTGGAAGTGAAATTAAATACAACACATCTCTTGGAGAATATGTtactattataaaaatttgggagaaggcAATTATAAATACTTACTGATAATTAAGAAACCAGGTGATTTTATAGCATAATGATTGCAGTTGGAGTGTTTTTTGGTTATCGACGTCTCAGTTGCCGTCAGCTCTCATTTCTCACAGTGGCTGATTCCGAGCTATGCTCCATCCGATTCAAGGCAACTACCTGCAAAACAACATACCCTATTTTTATTAAGGATACCAGTAACAATTAAATTAACtcgtaaaaaagtaaaaaaatccCTACTGGATTACTGGATCCCTACTTATAGCAAGTTACAAGAAAATACAGAGCACAGAACACGTATTAGCATTCA
Coding sequences:
- the LOC111051809 gene encoding uncharacterized protein LOC111051809, whose protein sequence is MGCGSSKSTSVTPMGGDQRPSKPPKTTKVSPMASVDDDISISARTSQGLAFEVPLDDDEGGDDPSLIKKHPPKRLQRLEDQPPPPNLTHEMLEEKLAEAEQRRQQILNQRIQSAKARQKVKRSLLNNEEANGNDLLLESMNQDPSTVAL